The Congregibacter litoralis KT71 genome contains a region encoding:
- the hemE gene encoding uroporphyrinogen decarboxylase: MSELKNDRFLRALMREPVDRTPLWMMRQAGRYLPEYRATREEAGSFLDLCKNTELACEVTMQPLRRYAMDAAILFSDILTIPDALGLGLYFETGEGPRFRKTVRSAEDLAGLNSFKASDDLGYVMDAVSAIRKELNGSVPLIGFSGSPWTLATYMVEGGSSKDFSRVKTMAYDQPELMHELLTVLADAVADYLTAQVEAGAQALQIFDTWGGSLSAGAYKEFSLKYMQRIVSRLPREADGRPVPVIVFTKGGGQWLSTIADCGAQAVGIDWTTDIATAKKLVGDRVAIQGNMDPMMLFASPDRIREEVAGILAGFGHGSGHVFNLGHGITPGVNPDHVTAFVDAVIELSPQYHRD, from the coding sequence ATGAGTGAACTCAAAAACGACCGTTTCCTGCGTGCCCTGATGCGTGAGCCCGTGGATCGCACGCCTCTGTGGATGATGCGTCAGGCCGGCCGTTATCTGCCTGAATACCGCGCCACGCGAGAGGAGGCGGGATCGTTTCTGGACCTGTGTAAAAACACCGAGCTTGCCTGCGAAGTCACCATGCAGCCCCTGCGACGCTACGCGATGGATGCAGCGATTTTGTTTTCGGACATTCTGACCATTCCCGACGCCCTGGGTCTGGGCCTGTATTTTGAAACCGGCGAAGGGCCGCGGTTTCGCAAGACCGTCCGCAGCGCCGAAGATCTCGCGGGACTTAACTCCTTTAAAGCGAGTGATGATCTCGGGTACGTGATGGATGCGGTGAGTGCTATTCGCAAGGAGCTCAATGGCTCCGTACCCCTCATTGGTTTTTCCGGTTCGCCCTGGACCCTGGCGACCTACATGGTCGAGGGCGGCTCTTCGAAGGATTTCTCCCGGGTCAAAACCATGGCCTACGATCAGCCCGAGCTCATGCACGAGCTGCTGACGGTGCTGGCGGACGCCGTAGCGGACTATCTGACAGCGCAGGTGGAAGCCGGGGCGCAGGCCTTGCAGATTTTTGATACCTGGGGCGGTAGCCTGAGTGCCGGCGCTTACAAGGAGTTCTCTCTCAAGTACATGCAGCGCATCGTATCGCGTCTACCCCGGGAGGCCGACGGCCGGCCCGTGCCGGTTATCGTCTTTACCAAGGGTGGCGGTCAGTGGCTATCAACGATTGCCGACTGCGGTGCCCAGGCAGTGGGCATCGATTGGACAACGGATATTGCCACCGCCAAGAAACTCGTCGGTGATCGAGTGGCGATCCAGGGCAATATGGATCCCATGATGCTGTTCGCATCCCCCGATCGAATCCGCGAAGAAGTGGCAGGCATTCTCGCCGGCTTCGGCCACGGCAGTGGCCACGTCTTCAACCTGGGCC